Proteins from a single region of Hordeum vulgare subsp. vulgare chromosome 6H, MorexV3_pseudomolecules_assembly, whole genome shotgun sequence:
- the LOC123402731 gene encoding flavonol synthase/flavanone 3-hydroxylase, producing MRACSRGPSRLTTQADARGDRAGIMAGAQSVQALASSLGALPSEFVWPEHEQPRATTFRGAAPPQIPVVDMSSPDAGRRMAEAAAEWGIFQVVGHGVPAEAVAELQRVGREFFALPQEEKQRYAMDPAEGRTEGYGSTLRRRGLEGKKAWADFLFHNVAPPAAVNHAAWPENPRGYRQANEAYCGHMQRLTRELFERLSAELGLEGGAMAEAFGGDDVVLLQKINFYPPCPQPELALGLAPHTDLSTLTVLLPNEVQGLQVFKDGHWYNVEYVPGGLIIHVGDQIEIMSNGRYKAVLHRTTVSREKTRMSWPVFVEPPPEHVVGPHPQLVTDEFPAKYKAKKFKDYKYCKINKLPQ from the exons ATGCGTGCGTGCTCACGCGGCCCCTCGCGGCTAACGACCCAAGCCGACGCGAGAGGCGATCGAGCGGGAATAATGGCGGGGGCGCAGAGCGTGCAGGCGCTGGCGTCCTCGCTGGGCGCGCTCCCGTCCGAGTTCGTGTGGCCCGAGCACGAGCAGCCGCGCGCCACCACGTTCCGCGGGGCCGCGCCGCCGCAGATCCCCGTGGTCGACATGTCCTCGCCGGACGCCGGGCGCCGCATGGCGGAGGCCGCGGCGGAGTGGGGCATCTTCCAGGTGGTGGGCCACGGCGTGCCGGCCGAGGCCGTGGCCGAGCTGCAGCGCGTGGGCCGCGAGTTCTTCGCGCTGCcacaggaggagaagcagcgGTACGCCATGGACCCGGCCGAGGGCAGGACCGAGGGCTACGGCTCCACGCTGCGGAGGCGCGGCCTCGAGGGCAAGAAGGCCTGGGCCGACTTCCTCTTCCACAACgtcgcgccgccggccgccgtgAACCACGCCGCCTGGCCGGAGAACCCAAGGGGTTACAGGCAGGCCAACGAGGCCTACTGCGGCCACATGCAGCGGCTCACGCGCGAGCTGTTCGAGCGGCTCTCGGCGGAGCTGGGGCTGGAGGGGGGCGCCATGGCGGAGGCGTTCGGCGGCGACGACGTGGTGCTCCTCCAGAAGATCAACTTCTACCCGCCGTGCCCGCAGCCGGAGCTCGCGCTCGGCCTGGCGCCGCACACCGACCTGAGCACGCTCACCGTCCTCCTGCCCAACGAGGTGCAGGGGCTCCAGGTGTTCAAGGACGGGCACTGGTACAACGTCGAGTACGTGCCCGGCGGCCTCATCATCCACGTCGGCGACCAGATCGAG ATCATGAGCAACGGGAGGTACAAGGCCGTGCTGCACCGGACGACGGTGAGCCGGGAGAAGACGCGGATGTCCTGGCCGGTGTTCGTGGAGCCGCCGCCGGAGCACGTCGTCGGGCCGCACCCGCAGCTCGTCACCGACGAGTTCCCGGCCAAGTACAAGGCCAAGAAGTTCAAGGACTACAAGTACTGCAAGATCAACAAGCTACCACAGTAG